In one window of Branchiostoma floridae strain S238N-H82 chromosome 14, Bfl_VNyyK, whole genome shotgun sequence DNA:
- the LOC118430206 gene encoding fibroblast growth factor receptor 4-like produces the protein NGGHPNIVRLFGVVLISTPKSILLEFAAKGELLLNDILKQQPRQNDSIGRFVRYCVQISRALEELRRLRIAHGDVAARNVLVSGNGVAKLADFGLAYDVYTETTYLPSSVNNDVDELLPLKWMALESLESREFTCESDTWSFGVLLWEIAAFGEEPSYQLQRHLSCPKLVGLLRQGVRLDRPPGCPKKLYYVMKSC, from the coding sequence aatggcggacatccAAACATCGTCAGACTTTTCGGGGTCGTCTTGATATCCACACCAAAGAGTATTCTCTTGGAATTTGCTGCCAAAGGCGAACTTTTGCTCAATGACATTCTAAAACAACAACCTAGGCAGAACGATTCTATTGGCAGGTTTGTCCGTTATTGTGTCCAGATATCCCGTGCCCTGGAGGAGCTCCGACGTCTGCGTATCGCTCACGGTGACGTGGCCGCCCGAAACGTCCTGGTCAGTGGCAATGGCGTGGCTAAACTTGCTGACTTCGGTCTGGCCTATGACGTCTACACCGAGACTACCTACTTGCCCTCGTCAGTCAATAACGACGTCGACGAACTCCTGCCCCTGAAGTGGATGGCTCTGGAGTCGCTGGAGTCTCGCGAGTTCACGTGCGAGAGCGACACGTGGTCtttcggcgtgctgctgtgggagatcgccgcCTTCGGGGAGGAGCCCAGCTACCAGCTCCAGCGCCATCTGAGTTGTCCTAAGTTGGTGGGGCTCCTGAGGCAGGGGGTCCGTCTGGACAGGCCGCCCGGATGTCCAAAAAAGCTGTATTACGTCATGAAGTCGTGTTGA
- the LOC118430207 gene encoding cofilin-like, which produces MASGITVTDEVVAAYDEVKQKHLYKYVTFRVSNCETKIIVENKVKESTWEEFQASFPADAAYWSVYDFDYKNKEGQDRNKLILVSWCPDTIKIKAKMMHSSSSDALKKKCPATPIQANDRDELNFDEVRDKILKTSQFTKCPRSKHQFSLFILTMNLC; this is translated from the exons ATG GCTTCAGGCATCACTGTTACAGATGAAGTGGTCGCAGCTTACGACGAggtgaaacaaaaacacttgtACAAGTACGTGACGTTCAGGGTGTCAAACTGCGAGACAAAGATCATCGTGGAAAACAAGGTTAAG GAGTCGACTTGGGAGGAATTCCAGGCCAGTTTCCCGGCTGACGCTGCCTATTGGAGTGTTTACGACTTTGACTACAAGAACAAGGAGGGTCAGGATCGTAACAAGTTGATCCTGGTCAGCTG GTGTCCAGACACCATTAAGATCAAGGCCAAGATGATGCATTCCTCGAGCTCCGATGCCCTTAAGAAGAAGTGTCCGGCCACCCCGATCCAGGCCAATGACCGGGACGAGCTCAACTTCGATGAAGTGAGGGACAAGATCCTCAAAACAAGCCAGTTTACTAAGTGCCCCAGATCAAAGCACCAATTCTCCCTTTTCATTCTTACCATGAACCTTTGTTGa